In Variovorax sp. J2L1-78, the following are encoded in one genomic region:
- a CDS encoding OmpA family protein produces MKTILQTKTPVVGYALPLIAACVSAIVTIGCAAPSHTITPEMQARAAADNPAPPKDADFPAMNSAKWQQGSFPSLEALRAMRTGMGKDQVRELLSFPHFSEGLGGVREWNYIFHFRTGAGPEYITCQYMVRFNADVLTNGMYWKGPGCADLLAPAVVAAKPTPPVVPPPPVVAAKTTLGADGLFRFDRSAEGDLLPDGRQRVERLAAALRGQAFDQVVVTGHTDRLGSTAYNDALSLARAQTVRQLLVQNGVDAARVRAEGKGERQPVAHCAGTARTPELIACLQPDRRVEIEVTGLR; encoded by the coding sequence ATGAAAACGATTCTTCAAACCAAGACCCCCGTTGTCGGCTACGCGCTCCCGCTCATCGCGGCCTGCGTATCGGCGATCGTGACCATCGGTTGCGCCGCGCCGAGCCACACCATCACGCCCGAAATGCAGGCGCGCGCTGCCGCAGACAACCCGGCGCCGCCGAAGGACGCGGACTTCCCGGCAATGAACTCGGCCAAGTGGCAGCAAGGCAGCTTTCCGAGCCTCGAGGCCCTGCGCGCCATGCGCACCGGCATGGGCAAGGACCAGGTGCGCGAACTGCTGAGCTTTCCGCATTTCAGCGAAGGCCTGGGCGGCGTGCGCGAGTGGAACTACATCTTTCACTTCCGCACCGGCGCCGGCCCCGAGTACATCACCTGCCAGTACATGGTGCGCTTCAACGCCGACGTGCTGACGAACGGCATGTACTGGAAAGGCCCGGGCTGCGCGGACCTGCTGGCGCCCGCGGTGGTCGCGGCCAAGCCGACGCCGCCCGTCGTGCCGCCACCGCCCGTGGTGGCGGCGAAGACCACGCTGGGGGCCGACGGCCTGTTCCGCTTCGACCGCAGTGCGGAAGGCGACCTGCTGCCCGACGGCCGGCAACGCGTCGAGCGGCTTGCCGCCGCCTTGCGCGGGCAGGCCTTCGACCAGGTGGTGGTCACCGGTCACACCGACCGGCTCGGTTCCACCGCCTACAACGATGCGCTGTCGCTGGCACGCGCGCAGACGGTGCGGCAGCTGCTGGTGCAAAACGGCGTCGACGCCGCGCGCGTGCGCGCCGAAGGCAAAGGCGAGCGGCAGCCGGTGGCCCATTGCGCCGGCACCGCCCGGACGCCCGAGCTGATCGCCTGCCTGCAGCCGGACCGTCGCGTCGAGATCGAGGTCACCGGTCTGCGATAG
- a CDS encoding response regulator transcription factor translates to MRIAVLEDDTHQRVHVIRALNQQMALPEEHITIVAFDKGEALRRALRLDTFDLLLLDWTVPDLDGIDLLRWLRDYQKDETPVLMLSVHGSERQIAEALDEGANDYVVKPFRSLELCARVRRLLKQRSDLTQANAATQTPLQERYGAWLFDRGLLMVEIASPSGDIPHRCEVTDREFRMALALFRHIGQPVSRSYLLEQGSHRGETLSSRALDSHIYRLRSKLGLHPANGIRLQTVYGQGYRLEWVRSHVAPATS, encoded by the coding sequence ATGCGAATCGCAGTACTCGAAGACGACACCCATCAACGGGTGCACGTGATCAGGGCCCTCAATCAGCAAATGGCACTGCCGGAGGAGCACATCACGATCGTTGCCTTCGACAAGGGCGAGGCGCTGCGCCGGGCCCTGCGCCTGGACACCTTCGACCTGCTGCTCCTCGACTGGACGGTGCCCGACCTGGACGGCATCGACTTGCTCCGCTGGCTGCGCGACTACCAGAAGGACGAAACCCCCGTGCTGATGCTCAGCGTGCACGGCTCGGAGCGGCAGATCGCCGAAGCGCTGGACGAAGGCGCGAACGACTACGTGGTCAAACCCTTTCGCTCGCTCGAGCTGTGCGCGCGCGTGCGCCGCCTGTTGAAGCAGCGCAGCGACCTGACGCAGGCCAACGCGGCCACGCAGACGCCCTTGCAGGAACGCTATGGCGCCTGGCTGTTCGACCGCGGTTTGCTGATGGTGGAGATTGCATCGCCGTCGGGCGACATTCCCCATCGATGCGAGGTCACCGACCGCGAATTCCGCATGGCGCTGGCCTTGTTCCGGCACATCGGCCAGCCGGTGTCGCGCTCGTACCTGCTCGAGCAAGGCAGCCACCGGGGCGAAACCTTGTCGTCCCGCGCCCTCGACAGCCATATCTACCGATTACGCAGCAAACTCGGCCTTCACCCCGCCAACGGCATTCGACTCCAGACGGTGTACGGCCAGGGTTATCGGCTCGAGTGGGTCCGCTCGCATGTGGCTCCCGCCACCTCCTGA
- a CDS encoding ESPR-type extended signal peptide-containing protein, with amino-acid sequence MNKTYRSIWNEALGAWVATSEITSGRGKKSSSKRLAATAALLTTVLALGSTAAMAGDVVQTTGGTLGATATGAAAIALGNNAEASGTSMTAIGGSAGTGTTGSDIIVIGNNAGQDMNGAYITVIGNGAGTNMTGQYNAVVGYKSGEGVTGSSNTLLGGYGAGTGTTGNLNTSVGSFSGQGITGDRNTSIGTRAGQNNNGAAGGNDNTAVGYRAGQNAASSGNTALGNVAGNGVTDGGKTYQLTTGEGWTMSGVFNSAVGAGAGQLVSGADNAALGTNAGVGITGSGNVAVGKGAGSGAITPGGTVNCMQPGVNDGCSQAGTTVGTLAVDNTVAIGTAAIAKANGAMAIGQEAGATGSNAIALGVKAMAGINGAGTTGVLSGGIAIGAEAKAMSTGAGSTIAIGARSVASSPSGLGDSMALGTDSQAIGPDSLAVGGQTVASGKYSVAVGHDSTRASGDLSSAFGVGAVASANRSTALGGDSAAAQVGDVALGYGSKTAPVVNTAGTTIRGTPYTFAGTDASSTVSVGSGAAVDGVRTITNVAAGRISRTSTDAINGSQLYATNSAIEDLSVTVAANKTKYYSVKSTGGTNEDNLGATGVDGIAAGKNAVTSADAGVAMGLGATASGAGNAVAVGSGAVASAQNALALGAGSTAGAENTIAMGSGSQSSAAQGTAIGNGAQALTASSVALGSGSVSDRAVVATQGQIPVVLTPEGGSISVPYNTTDKTLLGAVSVGNATGYRQIINVADGTQASDAVTIRQLTGALSAFSTTPTKYFHANSAAIDSVAAGAESIAVGPQTVVNGDNGIGMGNGAIVQQTAPGGIAIGQAATSHLADSIAVGTGASAAAVQGVAVGRGSSVTQVGGVALGAGSVASTAAGVAGYIPPTATAEQRTAIGATTSTLAAVSVGDAANGQFRQITGVAAGTVDSDAVNVSQLKAVQGQVTQIDQGSVKYDTNVDGSVNYNSVTMGGNNTTGPVSIHNVAPGVAGTDAVNVNQLNAVNSNLNSRIDSVNNRIDGVARNAYAGVASAMALQMPASYVPGKTVMRLGVGTFKGESAVGISFRRTSDNNAWSLTGGLATSRAGVGATVGAEWVFN; translated from the coding sequence ATGAACAAGACGTATCGATCAATCTGGAACGAGGCGCTCGGCGCCTGGGTCGCCACATCGGAAATCACATCCGGGCGTGGCAAGAAGAGCAGCAGCAAGAGGCTCGCCGCCACAGCCGCGCTGCTGACCACGGTGCTGGCGCTGGGCAGCACGGCTGCGATGGCCGGCGATGTCGTGCAGACGACGGGCGGCACGCTGGGTGCGACAGCAACCGGTGCCGCTGCCATTGCTTTGGGCAACAACGCGGAAGCCAGCGGCACCAGCATGACGGCCATCGGCGGGTCGGCGGGCACCGGGACGACGGGCTCCGACATCATCGTCATCGGCAACAACGCTGGCCAGGACATGAACGGCGCCTACATCACGGTGATCGGCAACGGCGCTGGTACCAACATGACGGGTCAGTACAACGCGGTGGTCGGCTACAAGTCGGGCGAGGGCGTCACGGGCAGCTCCAACACGCTGCTCGGCGGCTATGGGGCGGGCACGGGCACCACGGGCAACTTGAACACCAGCGTGGGTAGCTTCAGCGGTCAGGGCATCACGGGTGATCGCAACACCAGTATCGGCACACGTGCCGGCCAAAACAACAACGGCGCAGCGGGCGGCAACGACAACACCGCCGTGGGCTACCGCGCCGGTCAGAACGCTGCGAGCAGCGGCAACACTGCGCTCGGCAATGTCGCAGGCAATGGTGTGACCGATGGCGGCAAGACCTACCAGCTCACCACGGGTGAAGGCTGGACCATGAGCGGCGTCTTCAACAGCGCCGTGGGCGCGGGTGCCGGCCAGCTTGTCAGCGGTGCCGACAACGCGGCGCTGGGCACCAACGCCGGTGTCGGCATCACCGGCAGCGGCAACGTCGCGGTCGGCAAGGGCGCAGGCAGCGGAGCCATCACCCCGGGCGGAACGGTCAATTGCATGCAGCCTGGCGTGAATGACGGTTGCAGCCAGGCAGGCACCACTGTCGGAACGCTGGCCGTCGACAACACGGTGGCCATAGGCACCGCCGCCATCGCTAAGGCCAATGGCGCCATGGCCATCGGGCAGGAAGCCGGCGCCACCGGTAGCAACGCCATCGCGCTGGGCGTGAAGGCGATGGCGGGCATCAACGGAGCGGGCACGACCGGCGTACTGAGCGGCGGGATTGCCATCGGCGCGGAAGCAAAGGCGATGTCCACCGGCGCTGGCAGCACCATCGCGATCGGCGCCCGGTCCGTGGCATCGAGCCCGAGTGGGCTCGGCGATTCGATGGCGCTGGGCACCGATTCACAGGCCATAGGGCCAGATTCGCTTGCCGTCGGCGGGCAGACCGTCGCCAGCGGCAAGTACTCCGTGGCGGTCGGACACGACTCAACGCGTGCTTCCGGAGACCTGAGCTCCGCCTTCGGCGTCGGCGCCGTGGCGAGCGCCAACAGGTCGACCGCACTTGGTGGCGACTCCGCGGCCGCGCAGGTGGGGGACGTGGCACTCGGCTACGGTTCCAAGACCGCCCCGGTCGTCAACACGGCAGGCACCACGATCCGCGGCACGCCCTACACCTTTGCCGGCACCGATGCGAGCAGCACTGTGAGCGTGGGTTCGGGCGCGGCGGTCGACGGCGTGCGCACCATCACCAACGTGGCCGCCGGCCGCATCAGCAGGACCAGCACCGACGCGATCAATGGCTCGCAGCTGTATGCCACGAACTCGGCGATCGAGGACCTCTCGGTCACGGTGGCCGCCAACAAGACCAAGTACTACAGCGTCAAGTCGACCGGCGGCACCAACGAGGACAACCTGGGCGCCACCGGCGTCGACGGCATCGCCGCAGGCAAGAACGCCGTGACCAGCGCCGACGCGGGCGTCGCGATGGGGCTCGGCGCCACCGCCAGCGGGGCCGGCAATGCGGTCGCTGTCGGCAGTGGGGCCGTGGCCTCTGCGCAGAACGCACTTGCCTTGGGCGCGGGTTCGACCGCCGGCGCCGAGAACACGATTGCGATGGGCTCGGGCTCGCAGAGCAGCGCGGCCCAGGGCACGGCCATCGGCAACGGCGCCCAGGCCCTGACGGCGTCGAGCGTGGCGCTGGGCAGCGGCTCGGTGTCCGACCGCGCGGTCGTGGCGACGCAGGGCCAGATCCCGGTCGTGCTGACGCCCGAAGGCGGCAGCATCAGCGTGCCCTACAACACCACGGACAAGACGCTGCTCGGCGCCGTGTCCGTCGGCAACGCCACCGGCTACCGGCAGATCATCAACGTGGCCGACGGCACGCAGGCGAGCGATGCGGTCACGATCCGCCAGCTGACCGGTGCGCTCAGTGCGTTCTCGACCACGCCAACCAAGTACTTCCATGCGAACTCGGCGGCCATCGATTCGGTCGCCGCAGGGGCCGAATCGATCGCGGTCGGCCCGCAGACGGTGGTCAACGGCGACAACGGCATCGGCATGGGCAACGGTGCCATCGTGCAGCAGACGGCACCGGGCGGCATCGCGATCGGCCAGGCGGCGACCTCGCACCTGGCGGATTCGATCGCCGTCGGCACCGGCGCCTCGGCGGCGGCTGTGCAGGGCGTGGCGGTCGGCCGGGGCAGCAGCGTGACGCAGGTCGGCGGTGTGGCACTGGGCGCAGGCTCGGTGGCGAGCACGGCAGCCGGCGTCGCGGGCTACATCCCGCCGACGGCCACGGCCGAGCAGCGCACGGCGATCGGCGCGACCACCAGCACGCTGGCGGCGGTGTCGGTGGGCGATGCGGCCAACGGCCAGTTCCGCCAGATCACCGGCGTGGCGGCGGGCACGGTGGACAGCGACGCGGTCAACGTGAGCCAGCTCAAGGCGGTGCAGGGCCAGGTCACGCAGATCGACCAGGGCTCGGTGAAGTACGACACCAACGTCGACGGCTCGGTCAATTACAACAGCGTGACCATGGGCGGCAACAACACGACCGGCCCCGTCAGCATCCACAACGTGGCACCGGGCGTGGCCGGCACCGACGCGGTCAACGTGAACCAGCTGAACGCCGTCAACAGCAACCTCAACAGTCGCATCGATTCGGTCAACAACCGCATCGACGGTGTCGCCAGGAACGCCTATGCGGGCGTGGCCTCGGCGATGGCCTTGCAGATGCCGGCGAGCTACGTTCCGGGCAAGACGGTCATGCGTCTCGGCGTGGGTACGTTCAAGGGCGAGAGCGCCGTAGGCATCAGCTTCCGGCGCACCTCCGACAACAACGCCTGGAGCCTCACCGGCGGCCTCGCCACCAGCCGGGCCGGCGTGGGTGCCACGGTCGGCGCCGAGTGGGTTTTCAACTGA